The following are from one region of the Camelus dromedarius isolate mCamDro1 chromosome 34, mCamDro1.pat, whole genome shotgun sequence genome:
- the LOC105094285 gene encoding uncharacterized protein LOC105094285, producing the protein MSVCCASREPGRGRGAAGRRRGLCVSEKTQTWRVEEAAGQKERTSFKASRQSSCAARARTRELRFLVRSVPSSQELPGTARNWETVFADVAELDRGSPGTQPVLGGKKEIQVQGRAEGDPSEMAVPTAGSQQEKNTAVPQLIKHLDVRYFRPLALCAEEEVTLERAKSTLKAWTEDSLVSQGHWYAEGGPGVPASSLDGEGGHSLTMSWESPQPKETFVLRKGFQK; encoded by the exons ATGAG TGTCTGCTGCGCCTCACGGGAGCCGGGCCGGGGCCGTGGCGCTGCCGGCAGGAGACGCGGCCTTTGTGTCTCAGAGAAGACGCAGACGTGGCGG GTCGAGGAAGCTGCGGGGCAGAAAGAACGGACTTCTTTCAAGGCCTCTCGGCAAAGCAGCTGTGCAGCCAGAGCCAGAACCCGAGAACTCCGGTTCCTCGTCCGCAGCGTCCCGTCGAGTCAG GAACTGCCAGGAACTGCCAGGAACTGGGAGACAGTCTTTGCTGACGTGGCAGAGCTGGACAGGGGCTCGCCAGGCACCCAGCCTGTCCTGGGTGGAAAGAAGGAGATCCAAGTCCAGGGACGTGCAGAGGGCGATCCATCCGAGATGGCTGTGCCCACGGCTGGAAGTCAGCAGGAGAAG aaCACTGCTGTCCCTCAGCTAATAAAACACCTGGATGTACGGTACTTCAGACCACTTGCCTTGTGTGCTGAAGAAGAGGTCACGCTGGAGCGAG CCAAGAGTACCCTGAAGGCATGGACTGAAGACAGCCTGGTGTCCCAGGGTCATTGGTACGCAGAAGGAGGACCCGGCGTCCCGGCCTCCTCTCTGGATGGGGAAGGCGGCCACAGTCTCACCATGAGCTGGGAGTCCCCGCAGCCCAAGGAAACA